The proteins below come from a single Rosa rugosa chromosome 2, drRosRugo1.1, whole genome shotgun sequence genomic window:
- the LOC133728902 gene encoding uncharacterized protein LOC133728902, with the protein MVVMISEFDSLLLSTPMESDEEHRTVQGMSPEYGAIFMSSSFTKDECFRRRLFGLPSGQGPFVKQIKSGMILFLFEFEKRELHGVFQASSDGRMNIVSNAWSRSGKKFPAQVRVNPIWHCHPLPESEFGDAIKENYFSKWKFNFGLSKAQVWRLLMLFNLRKLKSPHPQRALARNTAAQPVDIYRELDDGRLSSDKVGNLHKVDNTLRSIIQSRYLEHLPGKVERDDAKFGNGVNVDFEHRALSSTEHTRSGQNGRCDGSLAMCGREGSVSHLDGPFYSGMPLQETYSLVQDKKTSSHQMELPITGHSYAASRGDAIITSILPYDPDDPSLNLAHSRLVGNYDSVQDCDGQNGIPAVRNEVNPSYTETNGLNQSLEDISKVDVRRSLSAINITPFPGATSSAEMAIYYSKSSLAPESLSEFGSNGRDGPSSYPLSPSNYPSFLVERRHPVAIQNKPVHEIGPFTANVTSLEEIQCQSPCRTHSADLESVDYHDCKCSDRMLCSDLLENRSSVFSRLRFNNPGWCLENLGHLGHEEDVKDTSSVDEVMEMLSESHYPWMESEKSKLHKRRQGNAEKSRNLKQTAVKSELEMIPEKANTASASPTGDKDDQSSKKTLFVDFKRRSDLRKVDSNTNGESAGSEGLLGGQCKRRKLIRPNFSENEPRDNKSYNRSHFMNSPGSAQECRSCEDAGGKKRKLAKPNFRENKSSQESSAQCSIGEDAGGKRRKLARPNFGENESSLISSPQCSVGEAAGGSCGSFVGSQGKSLLQDAESSHDNEKIDTECVSKYEREIIVESSGGSPKIGDDSGKGCLHAYPGNSCLNLQASVDESSFCEDANCKKKLVGPDFRENELFQVSPHECSSGEYAGENYEVLVGSHGNIDAQRCPTFKMETKLESSGESLKIGDESGKDPVHDVGSQIAIVPSKDDILNAQEDLDHKDPMVLSRDGHQPSQSTVLESASQLKTNGFSEFESDRGSELEMLTRVEFSPNIAGNGGSRKQNSDSPRVSENISNRVDAGMINYQHGSSTEQGQASCNSNQHDSLKQEGFGNDVLEAVEFGDNVASDYTSREREIDIKLESFVDSVKSGDENGMESVQVGILSALEDSILTRLSEDFPETDQITVLESATQPKTNSGTSNGFSEIEADRGSELQVLPIVERCPNTNASNRADASMVNNQQGVNSEQLQTSCNSNNHRSHQEHGSKHNVQESMEFGDNEAIDDTVRENKRQWSILTARLQLVKRAQQQ; encoded by the exons ATGGTTGTCATGATTAGTGAATTTGACAGCCTTTTGCTAAGTACACCAATGGAGTCAGATGAGGAGCACAGGACTGTTCAAGGAATGTCTCCCGAGTATGGTGCAATTTTCATGTCAAGCAGTTTTACAAAAGATGAATGTTTTAGACGAAGACTGTTTGGCCTTCCATCTGGACAAGGCCCATTTGTAAAGCAGATCAAAAGTGGAATGATTTTATTTCTCTTTGAATTTGAGAAGAGAGAACTCCATGGTGTATTCCAGGCATCCTCTGATGGTAGAATGAATATTGTTTCTAATGCATGGAGTAGATCAGGAAAGAAGTTTCCTGCTCAG GTGAGAGTCAACCCAATTTGGCATTGTCATCCACTTCCAGAATCTGAGTTTGGTGACGCTATCAAAGAAAACTATTTTTCAAAATGGAAATTCAATTTTGGTCTTTCCAAAGCTCAG GTTTGGAGGCTTCTAATGTTGTTTAATTTGCGAAAATTGAAAAGTCCACATCCTCAGAGAGCACTAGCTAGAAATACTGCTGCACAACCGGTGGACATTTATCGAGAACTTGATGATGGCAGATTATCAAGTGATAAAGTGGGTAATCTACATAAAGTGGACAATACGCTTCGGTCGATCATCCAGAGCAGGTATCTTGAACACCTGCCAGGCAAAGTTGAAAGAGATGATGCTAAGTTTGGGAATGGAGTTAATGTGGATTTTGAACACAGGGCATTGTCATCAACTGAGCATACTAGGTCAGGCCAAAATGGAAGATGTGATGGCAGCCTGGCAATGTGTGGAAGGGAAGGAAGTGTCAGTCACTTGGATGGTCCTTTTTATTCTGGAATGCCTCTTCAAGAAACATATTCTTTGGTTCAAGATAAAAAAACTTCTAGCCATCAGATGGAGCTGCCAATCACTGGCCACTCTTATGCAGCATCTCGTGGAGATGCAATTATTACGAGCATTCTTCCCTATGATCCTGATGATCCTAGTTTGAACCTTGCACATTCTCGATTAGTTGGAAATTATGATTCTGTTCAAGACTGTGATGGCCAGAATGGCATTCCTGCGGTGAGGAATGAAGTAAATCCCTCGTACACAGAGACAAATGGACTAAATCAAAGCCTAGAAGACATTTCTAAGGTTGATGTTCGCAGATCACTTTCAGCCATCAATATTACTCCTTTTCCAGGGGCAACATCTTCAGCAGAAATGGCTATTTACTATTCAAAGTCCTCTTTAGCTCCTGAATCTTTATCAGAATTTGGAAGTAATGGGAGGGACGGGCCTTCCTCTTATCCCCTTAGCCCCAGTAATTATCCTTCCTTTCTGGTTGAACGGAGGCATCCTGTAGCAATACAAAATAAACCAGTGCATGAAATAGGACCATTTACTGCAAATGTAACTTCATTAGAGGAGATACAGTGCCAGTCACCATGCCGCACTCATTCTGCTGACCTTGAGAGTGTGGACTACCACGACTGTAAATGTTCTGATAGAATGCTGTGTTCAGATCTTCTGGAAAACAGAAGTAGTGTGTTCTCTCGCCTGAGATTCAATAACCCTGGATGGTGTCTGGAAAACCTTGGACATCTTGGCCACGAGGAAGATGTTAAAGACACGTCATCAGTGGATGAAGTCATGGAAATGTTGAGCGAGAGTCACTACCCCTGGATGGAAAGTGAAAAATCTAAACTGCATAAGAGACGACAAGGTAATGCAGAGAAGTCTAGGAATTTGAAGCAGACTGCTGTGAAGTCTGAGTtggaaatgattccagagaaggCAAACACAGCTTCTGCTTCACCAACTGGAGATAAAGATGATCAAAGCAGTAAAAAGACACTGTTTGTGGACTTCAAGCGGCGGAGTGATTTGCGAAAAGTCGATAGCAATACTAATGGGGAAAGTGCTGGAAGCGAGGGATTGTTAGGTGGGCAGTGCAAGAGAAGGAAGTTAATCAGGCCTAACTTCAGTGAGAATGAGCCACGTGATAACAAAAGCTATAATAGAAGTCATTTTATGAATTCACCAGGATCAGCCCAAGAATGTCGTAGTTGTGAAGATGCTGGTGGCAAGAAAAGGAAGCTGGCTAAGCCAAATTTCAGAGAGAACAAGTCATCTCAGGAATCATCTGCGCAATGTTCTATTGGTGAAGATGCTGGTGGCAAGAGAAGGAAGCTGGCTAGGCCAAATTTCGGAGAAAATGAGTCATCTTTAATATCCTCGCCACAATGTTCTGTTGGTGAAGCTGCTGGTGGAAGTTGCGGGTCTTTTGTTGGAAGCCAAGGTAAGTCGTTATTACAAGATGCAGAATCTTCACACGACAATGAGAAGATCGATACTGAATGTGTTTCTAAATATGAACGAGAAATTATAGTAGAAAGTTCTGGGGGTTCTCCCAAAATTGGAGATGATAGTGGAAAGGGGTGTTTGCATGCCTATCCTGGAAATTCTTGTCTGAACTTACAAGCATCAGTCGATGAATCTTCTTTTTGTGAAGATGCTAATTGTAAGAAGAAGTTAGTTGGGCCAGACTTCAGAGAGAATGAGCTATTCCAAGTGTCGCCACATGAATGTTCTAGTGGTGAATATGCTGGTGAAAATTATGAGGTATTGGTTGGAAGCCACGGTAACATTGATGCTCAAAGATGTCCAACATTCAAGATGGAAACTAAACTAGAAAGCTCTGGGGAGTCTCTCAAAATTGGAGATGAAAGTGGAAAGGATCCTGTGCATGATGTTGGCAGCCAAATTGCCATCGTCCCTTCCAAAGATGATATTCTTAATGCACAGGAAGACTTGGATCACAAGGACCCTATGGTGTTGTCTCGAGATGGTCATCAGCCCAGTCAGTCCACCGTGCTAGAGTCAGCTTCTCAACTCAAGACAAATGGATTTTCTGAATTTGAAAGTGACAGAGGCAGTGAACTGGAGATGCTTACAAGGGTTGAATTTTCTCCAAACATAGCTGGCAATGGTGGCTCCAGGAAGCAGAACTCTGACTCACCAAGAGTATCTGAAAACATCTCTAATCGCGTGGATGCGGGTATGATAAATTATCAACACGGATCCAGTACTGAGCAGGGTCAGGCATCTTGCAACTCCAACCAGCATGATTCACTTAAACAGGAAGGGTTCGGGAATGACGTGCTGGAGGCTGTGGAGTTTGGTGATAATGTTGCTAGTGATTACACTtcaagagaaagagaaatagaCATTAAACTAGAAAGCTTTGTGGATTCTGTCAAAAGTGGAGATGAAAATGGAATGGAGAGCGTGCAGGTTGGTATTCTTAGTGCACTGGAAGACTCTATACTTACCAGGTTGTCTGAAGACTTTCCCGAGACCGATCAGATAACTGTGCTAGAGTCAGCTACGCAACCTAAGACGAATTCTGGAACAAGTAATGGATTTTCTGAAATCGAAGCTGACAGAGGCAGTGAACTGCAGGTGCTTCCAATAGTTGAACGTTGTCCAAACACAAACGCTTCCAATCGTGCAGATGCAAGTATGGTAAATAACCAACAAGGAGTCAATTCTGAGCAGTTGCAGACGTCTTGCAACTCCAACAATCACAGATCACATCAAGAGCATGGATCCAAACATAATGTGCAAGAGAGCATGGAGTTCGGCGATAATGAGGCAATTGATGACACTGTAAGAGAAAACAAGAGGCAATGGAGTATTTTAACAGCTAGATTGCAGCTTGTTAAGAGGGCACAACAACAATGA